A segment of the Streptomyces sp. NBC_01235 genome:
ACAGGCGGCACCGCTCCCGCGGGCCGACACACGACCGCCTCGCCCCGCGCGACCGCCCCCCGCCCCGCCCACGCACCGCACGCCCCCTCCCCCGCACCCGACCCCGACGGCTTCCTCACCCTCGTCAACCCCGCCCGAGCCACGGCCGGTTCGCCGCCCGTGTCCCTCGACGCCCGCCTCGCCTCGGCGGCCCGGGCGCATGCCGCCGCCATGGCCGCGGCCGGGCGGCTCGGCACCGAGGGCGCGGACGGCGTCTCGGTGCACCAACGGGTCACAGCCGCCGGATACCGGTATCTCGCGATGGGCGAACACCTGGTCTCCGGGCCGCGCACGGCCGCGGAGTTCGTCGCGTACTGCCTGCGCACCGAGCAGGCCCGCCGCACCCTGCACGACCCGGCGTTCACGCACGCCGCGTCGGCGCAGGCCACCGACGGGCGCACGGGCAGCACGTACTGGACGGCCCTGTGGGCGAGCCCGTTCACCCCGGACGGCCTGGCCCGGACCGCGGCCGAGGTCGTCGACCTCACCAACCGCGAGCGGGCGCGGGCTGGTCTGCGGGCCCTGGCCGTCGACCCCCTGCTCACCACGGCGGCGCAGGCGCACAGCGCGGACATGGTGGCACGCGCCTTCTACTCCCACACCTCGCCCGAGGGGAGCCGGCCGTGGGACCGGGCCGCCGCCGCGGGCTCCGCCCGGCGGACCATCGGCGAGAACATCGCCTGCGGCCAGCGCTCCCCCGCCGAGGTGGTGGACGGCTGGATGAACAGCCCCGGCCACCGTGCCAACATCCTCAAGCCCGCCTTCACCCACATCGGTGTCGGCTTCGAGGGCGGCGGCGCATCGGGCACGTACTGGACGCAACTCTTCGGCGCCTGACACCCCACCAGCCTCCCGAGGTGATCTGCGCCTCACAGGCAACCCCCTTCACCTTGCCCGCGTCTTGACCGGCAGCACGGCACTATACCCATCGTGTATACACAGAGTGCATACGTGGACATACGGTGATCGGACGAAAGGATTCCCAATGGAGTTGTCAACCCGGGTTGGTGA
Coding sequences within it:
- a CDS encoding CAP domain-containing protein; translation: MSEMVPGGNLPLPGGALSVRVPGPLDVCALVTDDSGRVRGDGDFVFYNQPTAPGVRLQGDTLTLEPARLRPGATRVTVVVGAAEPGTPPTRLPAPTLHVTDPHGRALARFTPPPSQRETVLLLAEFYKRGDGWKLRALGQGYADGLAGLARDFGVDVAEDVAEGDTSSTYRRPTAGPPAYAATGGTAPAGRHTTASPRATAPRPAHAPHAPSPAPDPDGFLTLVNPARATAGSPPVSLDARLASAARAHAAAMAAAGRLGTEGADGVSVHQRVTAAGYRYLAMGEHLVSGPRTAAEFVAYCLRTEQARRTLHDPAFTHAASAQATDGRTGSTYWTALWASPFTPDGLARTAAEVVDLTNRERARAGLRALAVDPLLTTAAQAHSADMVARAFYSHTSPEGSRPWDRAAAAGSARRTIGENIACGQRSPAEVVDGWMNSPGHRANILKPAFTHIGVGFEGGGASGTYWTQLFGA